A region from the Benincasa hispida cultivar B227 chromosome 10, ASM972705v1, whole genome shotgun sequence genome encodes:
- the LOC120089440 gene encoding F-box protein At5g67140 isoform X1: MELEPAIERLPIDLLADIFAMITYFTDLAQASGVCKKWKEGVKMSIGRRKSLSFAGWKIDDDSTARLIRHEYNLRDLDISRSRWGCQITDHGLQEISLAKCIPNLKSISLWGMVEITDTGVVQLISRANSLQNLNIGGTYITDISVLAIANNCPNLKTIVLWCCRHVTESGLLILSLSCRVRKDDSKAI, from the exons ATGGAGTTGGAGCCGGCGATTGAACGGTTGCCTATTGATCTACTGGCTGACATTTTTGCGATGATAACCTACTTCACCGATTTGGCTCA GGCGAGCGGGGTTTGTAAGAAATGGAAGGAAGGAGTTAAAATGTCTATTGGAAGAAGAAAGAGTTTGAGCTTTGCTGGTTGGAAGATAGATGATGATTCTACTGCTCGCCTTATTCGCCATGAATACAATCTTCGAGATCTCGACAT CTCAAGAAGCCGTTGGGGTTGCCAAATAACAGACCATGGATTGCAAGAAATCTCTCTTGCAAAGTGCATTCCCAACCTCAAGTCCATTTCGCTTTGGGGTATGGTAGAGATCACCGACACGGGTGTTGTGCAACTG ATTTCTAGAGCCAACTCTTTGCAAAACCTGAATATCGGTGGCACCTATATCACAGATATATCTGTGCTTGCAATCGCAAATAACTGTCCAAATTTGAAG ACCATTGTCCTCTGGTGCTGTCGCCATGTAACGGAGAGCGGACTTCTCATTCTT TCACTATCTTGTAGAGTTCGGAAAGACGATTCCAAAgcaatttga
- the LOC120089440 gene encoding F-box protein At5g67140 isoform X3, which produces MELEPAIERLPIDLLADIFAMITYFTDLAQASGVCKKWKEGVKMSIGRRKSLSFAGWKIDDDSTARLIRHEYNLRDLDISRSRWGCQITDHGLQEISLAKCIPNLKSISLWGMVEITDTGVVQLISRANSLQNLNIGGTYITDISVLAIANNCPNLKTIVLWCCRHVTESGLLILVSKCRKLESINVWAMRVPIDCFIGLVAISPSLQIKSRSVLDSMWA; this is translated from the exons ATGGAGTTGGAGCCGGCGATTGAACGGTTGCCTATTGATCTACTGGCTGACATTTTTGCGATGATAACCTACTTCACCGATTTGGCTCA GGCGAGCGGGGTTTGTAAGAAATGGAAGGAAGGAGTTAAAATGTCTATTGGAAGAAGAAAGAGTTTGAGCTTTGCTGGTTGGAAGATAGATGATGATTCTACTGCTCGCCTTATTCGCCATGAATACAATCTTCGAGATCTCGACAT CTCAAGAAGCCGTTGGGGTTGCCAAATAACAGACCATGGATTGCAAGAAATCTCTCTTGCAAAGTGCATTCCCAACCTCAAGTCCATTTCGCTTTGGGGTATGGTAGAGATCACCGACACGGGTGTTGTGCAACTG ATTTCTAGAGCCAACTCTTTGCAAAACCTGAATATCGGTGGCACCTATATCACAGATATATCTGTGCTTGCAATCGCAAATAACTGTCCAAATTTGAAG ACCATTGTCCTCTGGTGCTGTCGCCATGTAACGGAGAGCGGACTTCTCATTCTTGTAAGTAAATGTCGCAAACTCGAGTCAATAAATGTCTGGGCAATGAGGGTTCCTATAGACTGCTTCATCGGTTTGGTCGCAATAAGTCCATCACTTCAAATAAAATCAAGAAGTGTTCTTGATTCTATGTGGGCTTAA
- the LOC120089440 gene encoding F-box protein At5g67140 isoform X2, which yields MELEPAIERLPIDLLADIFAMITYFTDLAQASGVCKKWKEGVKMSIGRRKSLSFAGWKIDDDSTARLIRHEYNLRDLDISRSRWGCQITDHGLQEISLAKCIPNLKSISLWGMVEITDTGVVQLISRANSLQNLNIGGTYITDISVLAIANNCPNLKTIVLWCCRHVTESGLLILSSERRFQSNLNRSNRSSNEKVISKRRLKRKSNVAVTRGTLLTWHLMWHTNGQY from the exons ATGGAGTTGGAGCCGGCGATTGAACGGTTGCCTATTGATCTACTGGCTGACATTTTTGCGATGATAACCTACTTCACCGATTTGGCTCA GGCGAGCGGGGTTTGTAAGAAATGGAAGGAAGGAGTTAAAATGTCTATTGGAAGAAGAAAGAGTTTGAGCTTTGCTGGTTGGAAGATAGATGATGATTCTACTGCTCGCCTTATTCGCCATGAATACAATCTTCGAGATCTCGACAT CTCAAGAAGCCGTTGGGGTTGCCAAATAACAGACCATGGATTGCAAGAAATCTCTCTTGCAAAGTGCATTCCCAACCTCAAGTCCATTTCGCTTTGGGGTATGGTAGAGATCACCGACACGGGTGTTGTGCAACTG ATTTCTAGAGCCAACTCTTTGCAAAACCTGAATATCGGTGGCACCTATATCACAGATATATCTGTGCTTGCAATCGCAAATAACTGTCCAAATTTGAAG ACCATTGTCCTCTGGTGCTGTCGCCATGTAACGGAGAGCGGACTTCTCATTCTT AGTTCGGAAAGACGATTCCAAAgcaatttgaatcgctcaaatcggagttcaaacgagaaagttataagcaaaagaagattgaagagGAAATCCAACGTGGCAGTGACACGTGGTACCTTGCTGACATGGCATCTGATGTGGCACACAAATGGTCAATATTGA